AGAGTTTTCCATCCCAGCAGCCAGGCCAGCTAGGCACAGCGTTATCTGGGGATAATTTTCCTAAGTTTAGATTTGGGAATGGCTTCCCTGACCCtacagagctcagcagctctgctttttcacGGGTTTAACAAGCGCAGAGGGAGCTGCGGGGCGAGACAGCTCTCAAAAAAGaggcagcaaaaccaaaatgctgCCTCGGACACCTCGGGGACACCACAGAAACTGTTCCTGCACAGCAGCTTCAAGCCTCAGCCCTTCCAGACATGGCTGCAGCGCCCCTGGGGAGCTGATCCAAGGGGCAGGCTCCTCGGGGAGGGTTTGGGTGGGTTTGAGCGTGTCCTCCCGTGCCTGCAGCGAGCACTCACGTCCTTCTGCCTGTGGAAGCCGATCTGCCCCACGTCCATGTCCGCCGTTTTCTTCAGGTTGGTCCACGGCGTGTACACCACGTTGACGTTGTTCATCTTGCAgcctggggaggagagagagaaaggaaaaggatccGATTTCTCCCCCCGCCGAGAGCGGATTTTAAAGCTCTCCGCGTGAACACGACCACTGAGGGTTGTTCTGGCCCCAGATGTCACTGattaggggggaaaaagggagaaaaagggggaaaaagggggaaaaagggaacagaaaagcCCCAAAACACCGCTTGCTGCTGTGACGGGGGCGCTGCAGGCGGGGCTAACGAGCTCCAGATGCAGATTAACGAGGCCCGGCCCTGCCAGAGGAGCGAGCACTGGGGAAAGGGGGCCCCAAGGcgctgggagagaggagaaagcaagGGCAGAGCTTTGAAACTCCTCCTGCTGGGAGCCTAAAAGGCAGCCCCGGCGGCTGCGAGCAAGGTTTATCCCCCAAAAAAGCAGCACGGGATGGGCAGAGGAGAAGTTTGGTGAATATTTGATCCTAAATAACCCCCCCCCGGTGAGGAGCAGAGACGCCAACGCCTCCCAGCCGGCTCCAGGaggcctcctgcagccaggatCCTGCCTCACCTtggatgctgttggctttcaCGAGGTGGGCGCAGTCTATCAGGACTTCTTTCGGGATGTCGTCCACCGTCTGGCCCTGCAGCAGAGGGGGGCAACGTCAGCAGCTGCCCCCGAGCACCCGAAAAACCACCGGGGCCGCGAGGGGAAGCTCTGCGAGCACGCCCAGCCTTCCTGCGCTCTGTTTTTTACAGGTTTTGGGAgttttttgtggtgtttttaagGAGAGGCTCGAAGAAACGCACACAATTTGTGCTCTGCTTTCCCCAAAAGGGCttcagggagcagggagggactCACCCAGGGCTCCCCCCGCACCCCCTGGGCAGGGAAATGCTCCCCAGGGCCTTTTAAACACAAGTGCCGTGAGCTCACCTTGTGCAAGCGGAGGTAGACGTGGGCAGAAGAGAGCTTGTCCACGTGAAACctacaaaataaaccaaaataaaccaaaattaaCGCGTTTagcaggaggggagggatggCAATCATCCATTTTGGGAAATTTTCCTGCCTAAGGAGCgaagcagcagccactgcacgGGCAGAACCAGGGAAACGTTCCTCATTTATGCGTCTCCGTGCAAGGTGCTTGGGGTTTCTCCCCCTGGGAGCGCCGTTCAGCTCGATGTGAggctgaaaaaattaaaattaaaaattttctccccttcttttttaCTAAGAACTCATTTTATTTGCAGGGTGAGCCCTCCAGCACCGCCGTGCGTGCCAAAAACTCCCCCCGGGTGATGCTGCTGCGAGCTGGAAAATACCAAAGggatgggaaaagaaaactttttggGGAGGGCTGCTCACAAACCTCAGCGAGGCGACCCACGGATGAGCTCCAGCCAGCTGCGAGCAGGATGGGGAatcccccttctccttcctgaaCTAAATGAGAACCGAAACCACGCCACAGATGTCAGGGAGCTTCCTGCTGCCAGCTTGAGCTGCTCACAGCGGGTCTGAggccagcagctctggctcaAAACACCCAaaatctctgctcctgctccctccctcgGCTCCCCGGGTGCTGGCTGCCCTCGTGTGATTCCCAGAGCTGGGAATTTTGGTGGTTTTGGTACCCACCAGATGTCCTCGGGCCAGCCGTACTTGATGAGGTCTTCATCTGCAAAAAAGAAGCGTCGGTAAATCTGTCACTGCAtcatcccagccccttcccagagCAGAAATCAGCCACGAGGGGGGCTCCAGCACGTAGGATGGCGGGAATCAGTGCAGGGGTGAGGCTGAGGAGCCCCCAAAATCCCACTCCTGCAAGCAGGAGGCACAACAGAACCCAGGGGGAAGCTCCCTCTGGTTTCCCACCCATTTCCCTAAAGGAAAGGGCAGGGGAAAGGGACTCTGGAGCACAAATGCGCggtgggaagaggaaaagcccaggctgagcagggaaATGGAAGGCTGGTTTGCAGGAAATCAGCAGAGAACACCCAAAAAAGGTGCCCTGGCTGTCTCCAGGCAGCTGGGTTTGCACCTCGTTTAGTttcaggagcagctgaagtctcGGTGACTCTATCCAGAGGGTTTCAGAGGGGTAAATCAGAATAATCCGCAGGACTGGATGAGGTTTCAAGCAATACACGAAGCCACCTGGCCCCAAATACCCTGGGGAACCCCAAACCTACCTCCAGGCGCCCTCCCGCACACCCCCAGCAGGCTTAATTTCGGCACACTCACTTTCGTACTTATCCTTGCCCATGTAGATGGTGTAAACGGCAGGAACagctgggggagagagagaaaaacagatcagAAAGGGCTCGGGCAGCCTCACGGGGAGCCCCAGGGGCTCTGCTCCATCACTTCCAGCCCGGGGGGAGGTAGAAAGGTTCTGGTTTGTACCCAAAACGCAGCCTCGGCGGCACAGAGCCCAGGCATAACTTCTCAAATGAAGCTAGCGCTGTTTTAATTACGTTTGGTGgtgaaaaaggcagaaattggGGGTTAGCAGGTGGAAAAAACCCTCTGGACACGTGGGAAGGGGAGATCAGGGAGTGAGAGATCACCAGGGGCACGGGCACGACACAAACCTGAAATTAAACGCTCGGGAATGAAGTTTTACAGGCAGTAATTTCAGGAAAACGAGGCTCACGCTGCCAAAAGAGCAGAATACTGACAGAGAGGGGAACTCTTAATATTTATAGGGTTTAACTCCTGGATTTTGGAGCATTTTGAGCAAATTGTGAGTCTCCTCCTCGTGCTCCTGTGGTGGGAAGGGGTCGGGAACCTCCCAAAAAGCTGGGGTTGGAGTGTGGGGGGGGGTAAATGGGGCCGGGGGCACCTCCCCTCGCCGCCGAGGGCTGTGAATTTGAGGGATTTCTCCCCAAAGGTGCCAGGGGGGTGGCAGCACGCAGGGGGGTGGCGCTGTGAAGCCCAATTCAGCCCAGTGCGGCCCATTTTAAACCAGTGGAGACCAGTTTAGTCTAGCAAAGCGTGGTTTAACCCGGTTTAGACTGGTTTATCCCAGTAGAACCCAGTTTAGCCCAGTATAACAGGTCCAACTGAGCCCGGTTCAGCCCAGTCCGGCCCAGTAaggcccagcccggccccgtaaggcccagcccggccccgtaAGGCCCAGCCCGGCCCAGTAAGGCCCAGTCCGGCCCAGTAAGGCCCAGCCCGGACCAGTAAGGCCCAGTCCATCCCTTTCCGGCCCCGCGCTCACCGCCGGAGGTGAAGTAGAACACCATGGcagcagcgccgccgccgcccgctccgCCCGCTCCTGCCGCCGGGGGCCGGAAGCGAGCAGGGCGCAGGCGCGCAGCGCGACGCCGCATGCGCAGAGCGGGCCCGGCGGCGTTGCCATGGGCCGTGCGCATGCGCCGCGCGGCCGGGAAGGTGAAGCCGGAGAGGGCTCTGCGCATGCGCACGGCGGGAGGGAAGGACCGGGCAAGGAGCGTTCCCCTGTGTGAGGGGGCAGCTGTGCGCATGCGTGGATGCGTGTGAAGGGGCAGCGGCGTGCTGTGAGGTGAAGGCACCGGGATTAAACACAAAAAGCGCCGTTAAAAGCAGCCAGGAGGgtttttaagataaaaagtCCAAAGGCAGGCGTTAAAAGCTGATATTTTTTGTATGAGCCAGTAATAAGCTGCGGGTGGGCTGGGCCTGCCCACCTTCGGACTACAAGTCCCAGCATGCACCGCGCGCTCCCACCGCCCGGAGGCGGCCCCGCGCTCGCAAGGCACGCTGGGAGTTGGAGTCTCCCTCAGGCCATCAGGCGAGCTCTGCTACCTGATTGGCCGGACGGCGAGCGAGGCGGGTTCAGAGAGCCGCTTGACCAATGGCGATGCGAGGCGGGTTGAGTGGCAAGGAGATGGGCcaatggggagggggggccgggcgggcgggaGAAGCAGCGCGGGTTTGAGGCGCGGGAGCGGTGGCGGCGGGGTGAGagcgggggcggggggagggggtccgggggggggggatttggggtcggGGTTTGGGGTCTGGGGTTTGGGATCGGGGCTCTTGGGGGTCTGGGGCCTGGGCCTGGGTCTGGGTCAGGATCTGGGGTTGGGGCCAGGGTTtgggggctgggctgggatttggggtctggggttggggttttggggtcaggggctggggtttgggggctgAGGTGTGGGGTCTGGGGCCTGGTTCTGGGGGTTaggggctgggtttggggtcGAGGAGTTGGGTCTGGGGTCTAGGATCGTGGGTCTGGGGTGTAAGAGCTGGGTTTAAGGCTTGGGGTCTGGGAACTAGGGTCTGGGATCTGGGTTTGGGGGTCTGGGGTCTAGGAACTGGGTTTAGGATCATAGATCTGGGGTGTAGGACCTGGGTCTAGGGTTTGGGGTCTAGGGTCATGTCTCTGGGAACTGGTTTTGGGGTCTGGGAGCTGGTTTTGGGGTCTAGGAGCTGGGTCTGGGATCATGGGTCTTGGTCTGAGGACTAGGATCATGGGTCTGGGGTGTGGGGTCTGGGTTCTAGGGGACTGGGTCTGGGATCATAGGTCTGGAGTCTAGGACCTGGGTCAGGGGTTTGGGTTGTAGGACCTGGGTTTAAGGTTTGGGGTCTGGGAATAGGGGTCTGGGAACTGGGGTCTAAGATCTGGGTCTGAGGTTTGGGGTCTGGGATCATGGGTCTGGGGTCTTGTAGCTGGGTTTGGGGTCTAGGACCTGGCTGTAGGAACTGGGGTCTGGGATTTGGGATCATGGGTCTGGGACCTGGGTCTGGGGTTTAGGAACTGGGTCTAGGATCTAGGTTTGGGGTCTGGGATCATGGGTCTCGGGTCAGGGAATTGGGGTCTAGGACCTGGGTCTGGGGTTTAGGATCACGGGTCTGGGGTTGGGGTCTTGGTCTAGGGTCTGGGTCTGGGGTTTGGGGTCTGGTTTTGGGGTCTGCTCTGGGTCTGGATCATGGATCTGGGGTCTAGGAACCCTGCTGGGTTCCCTCCGGGCAGGGAAACCCCAAAACCCTGCCCTGAGGTGCTGTAGGGTTTCACCCTCCCCAGGACAGCAGGATGGGATGGAGCTCGcgcccctcctcctccccagcctcccctttcccttccttcattaccaatttgttccttttttaacCCAAAATCTCTCTCACCCCACTAAAATCGTGTTCTAGGCGCCCCGGCGGAGCCATGGCCACGCGCACCCCGCAGAAAAGGAGCCGCAGCCCCCCTGACAGGTCCGTTAACCCCTCCTAAATCCTTATTTTCCTCATAAAATCgatttaatgctttattttaaaaacagaggagCCACATTCCCCCTGATAAGTGTGTTTAACCCCTcctaaatcttttattttcctcataaaaTCAAcctaatgctttatttttttttaaaaaaaggagcCACAGCCCCACTGACAGGTCCGATAACGCCTCCTAAatctttaattttcctcttaaaatcaattggatgctttattttaaaaacaaaggagcCATAGCCCCTGATAGGTGTGTTTAACACCTgctaaacattttattttcctaataaacCCACAAtctaatgctttattttaaaaaacaaaagagccACAGCCCCCCTGACAGGTCCATTAACCCCTcctaaatctttatttttcctcataaaacCAACCTGATGCTTTCTTTTAGAACCCAGACTAACGTTTTCTGCCCGAGGGGTGAGTTAGatccccccaaaaccctccAAATCTTTTAATGcaaagctgaaaattaaaaaaaaaaaaaaaaagctgaggaggagggaggcagcaggagggcaaaTTCCCGAGGTCGGCTGCAAGCAGGGGCAGGTGAGAGAGGTGCTGTGAAGGAAATTGGggcttttctcctcattttggGTGGTGCTGAAGGTGTCGGTAGCACTCCAGAGAGCAAAACGCTTGGAGTTTTGATCATTTTGGTCCAGGAATTGatttgatgtttaaaaaaacccacagagaGTGGCAAGGTTGCGGTGTTTTTTCTGAGGTCTGTGTTTTTTATGGGCACTTACAGGTACAGCAGCTCGGCCGGGTGAAACTTAAAGAGTTATTTGAGCGAAATAAGAGCTGGAAAGCTCGGAATTGCAcccaaaatgtttgcttttcacttcttttcGCAGCCCAGCCTCTGCTTTTGAGACCCCGGTGAGGAGAGGGCCGCTGGGCTTCCTCGCCGGGCTGTCACCGCGCAAGAAGTGCCGGAGGCACTGGTGTGCGTCCCAAATCAAGTGGTCTCCGGGCTCTGGGGAcgagcagaaggaaaatgaggcTGATCCTGCAAAGCCAGCGCCCTCCAGGAGGCTGGATGTGTCCCCCCTGCAAGCTGCCAACCTTCCCAAATCGGAATCGGCCCCGAAatcctcctgccagcccctggtGCCCGTGGTGTCTTTCTACAGCAAGGAGAAGCGGTACCTCACCCTGCTGGAGAGGAAGCAGCTGGCGGGGAAGCtgctttttggggaggggaagggtgCTGGAGGTGGCTTGGATGCGAGCAGGAGCACGAACCTCAGCGGGAAAACCAGCGCCAGGGCTGCGACAAGCACCAAACACGGCAAAAACGCCCCAAAAAACCTccccaaagcagcagtgaagaAGGTGAAGGCGCCCCCCCCGGCTCCGAAAAGCGGCGTGGAGAAGGAGAACGCTCCCTGCCTGGTGAAGAAGAAGATGGACTCGCCCTTCCGAGTGCTCAGCCTGACGGTGAAGCCTGCCTTGAAGCTGCAGGCGGGGGcggcttttttttcccccgggAAGAGGTCGCGCTCTAAAAAACCCCCCGGAGAGCCCAAATCTCCCCAAAttccccccggggctgcggaAAGAAGCCCGGCGGGGGCAGCTGGCGCAGCTCATTCGGCACCTCCAAGCGAAAATCCCAAGGTGGGGGGTTCCCAGAGCGGGATTGCTGCGCCTCAGGAGGGAGATGAGGAGCCCGGAGAGGATTTGAGGCAcggaaaggaagggaaaagtgCAGCGTGTGAAGGAAAAGTGTCCCTGCAGAGCACGGGGGGCACCCCTGctgtcccttccagcccccccgagtctcctgctgcaggtgacAGCGACGCAGAGAAGGTGGTAGGTGGCAGAGGGACACGTCCTGGTGATGTGGGCTGAGCCAGCTTGGTGAGGAACCTCAGAGGGTCCTGAAAAAGGAAGGGCAGCTCCCTTGCACCACGTTTTCACCAAAAAACCAACCCATTTTCTGGTTCTCTAGGGCCTTTTTTTTAGGGCTGGGTGCTGTAATCGGGAGGCGCTAGCCACCTCGGGCTGCTCCCTGGCTGTCTTCTCCCCAGGGTTTCCCAGCAGACGCTGGCTCGGGGCTCCCCTCTCGGAGGCAAGCCCGCATTTCTCACCCTGTGACAAACCAAACTCCTTCGAGCTGGCCTCTTGGAAGAGCTGAGAGCTCGCAGGAGCTCGCTGGAGAGGCGTAAGCAACCCTTACCCCTTGTGCCAGCAGTGAAAATACTCCTGGTGCCTGATTTAACtgttctgtgggttttttttgtttgtttttttaacgtATATCTCGTGCTAACGTATggccctgctttttttttaagcgtttttttaagcactgtttatttttattttattatttggagGAGGGTTGGTTAGCTCGGGGTGTGGACCTCGCTTCCTGACACGATGCTTAGGTGTGACAGGGAAGGGTGGCACAGAAATGCCCCAACGCAGAGCTCAGAGCAGGTCCCCAGACGACTTTGTGACACCCGGGGGCGTTTTTTCCTCACCAAATTCTGGCATCAAAGCCAcgtgggagcagggagggcagcggggggcaGGGAAACCTGCACGGGCTGAGCTTGGCCTTGATCTGGTTTCACGttctgctggaggcagctgctTCGCCCGCTGAGTGCCcaaggctgggaaaaaaacatgcgAAAAGAGCAGAGTTTAAGGCAAAAAATCAGCTTGGCAAACTTTGATTTTAATAGAATTTACGTGGGAGGCTTCCAGAGTTTGTTTCTGTcgaaagaaacaaaacaaaactcaccCCACAAATCCCTCAGCTTCAGACGTCTCTGGTTTTAAAGAATCACCGGGATTGTTAAAGCACCGAAcgctttatttcctttaattgtAATTTAATTGCCTAATTCTTAAATTGTACAATCGTGCCCTGATCATAGCGGGCGTCAGCCTCGAGGGATGGCAGAGGAAGAGGTAAGAAAGAGCCAAGGTTCATTATCAGGCGTTTTAGG
The nucleotide sequence above comes from Aythya fuligula isolate bAytFul2 chromosome 3, bAytFul2.pri, whole genome shotgun sequence. Encoded proteins:
- the ESCO2 gene encoding N-acetyltransferase ESCO2, which produces MATRTPQKRSRSPPDSPASAFETPVRRGPLGFLAGLSPRKKCRRHWCASQIKWSPGSGDEQKENEADPAKPAPSRRLDVSPLQAANLPKSESAPKSSCQPLVPVVSFYSKEKRYLTLLERKQLAGKLLFGEGKGAGGGLDASRSTNLSGKTSARAATSTKHGKNAPKNLPKAAVKKVKAPPPAPKSGVEKENAPCLVKKKMDSPFRVLSLTVKPALKLQAGAAFFSPGKRSRSKKPPGEPKSPQIPPGAAERSPAGAAGAAHSAPPSENPKVGGSQSGIAAPQEGDEEPGEDLRHGKEGKSAACEGKVSLQSTGGTPAVPSSPPESPAAGDSDAEKVGAEEIGAAPAQEPDDVIPPSPSPHRGDREASSSNAEVYPIFSALPATKKRTQPALDDLSSPFGSSPPAKAAHGLQKSKRAKESCSRDQMIIDAGQRHFGAVGCKSCGMIYTAGSPEDEAQHIQHHERFLEALRYVGWKKERVVAEFWDGKIVLILPADPKYAVKKAEDVREIVDNELGFQQVALSCPAKTKTYLFVSNEKTIVGCLVAESIKQAFRVLAEPVVAAQSPGQDPLQQHRAWRCSTRPEPAVCGVSRIWVLGLARRKGVARRMVDVVRSTFMYGSYLSTEEIAFSDPTPDGKLFATRYCGTPSFLVYNFVHSN
- the CCDC25 gene encoding coiled-coil domain-containing protein 25, whose translation is MVFYFTSGAVPAVYTIYMGKDKYENEDLIKYGWPEDIWFHVDKLSSAHVYLRLHKGQTVDDIPKEVLIDCAHLVKANSIQGCKMNNVNVVYTPWTNLKKTADMDVGQIGFHRQKDVKMLTVEKKVNEILNRLEKTKVERFPDLAAEKEARDREERNEKKAQIQEMKRKEKEEMKKKKELEELRSYSSLMKAENMSSNQDGNDSDDFM